In Ornithodoros turicata isolate Travis chromosome 1, ASM3712646v1, whole genome shotgun sequence, the DNA window TATCGCTGGATTCTGGGTGTGTTGTTGCGCAGACGTTTTTAATAGGAGCGTAACGCATTTCTTGCACAGAGACATTTACAGagctcctctttttttttctctctctctcgaaacTATATGATCCGTAAGTTTACAGAAAACTAAATTGCTGACACTTCTTCTCGTGAAAACAGCATCCACTTTGGCGATGCTTGTAAAGTCACTGACAGTAAACGCAAACCAGGCCAGTTCCTGAGCTTGTCATGTTTCGCTTTTCCATGTGCACTGTCATTCGTTCGTTCAACTGTCCCCCAGTGCAAGTCTTACTTATGATGGTCTTGAATTTTCAGCAATTTTGGCCGTTGCCATCACTGCTGCCAAGGACGAAACAAAGGCTAAATCTGCTATTGTATCAAAAGGAAGGGTAAGCAACTTTTTCTTTAATGTGCACCGAAATCTCAGCGCACGGCACACCGTGTTCGACGTGACCAACAAACTTGTGCTGAGACACCAAGTTGCTGCCATTCTCGGCCTAGTTCGAACCCACAACCGTGGGATCACTATAGGCGCACGCGGTACCAACTGGTCCCACCCAGGCTTGTAGAGCCTGGTGCTAGACAGCCGAGTGGGCCAGCGGCACAGCAAGTACTGTCAACCCTAATGCCGTCGTTAACGGTGTTCGATCGCTAATTACCTCCAAGACTGACCCAGGCGATGCCTCCCTTTATGAACTGGGCTACGGTGTTAGTTCGCAAGATGGTGGTTTCCATTAATATGACAAAGTAAACTTAGGCAAAAGGAGGAAAAGTTTCGACATCCAAATCATTCAGACCTGTGTGCGTATAGAAAGGACGGCTGTAACCCCTATAAACCTCCACCGTGATCTATCCTTTGGGTCCTCACGCAGGTACACTGATGCGAGATAATGCCAGTTTTAATTACATGTACCTAATACTCTAGTCAGACGGTAAACTAAAGGCCGTAAACGGAACggccgtggtggtggtggtgatggtgaaagggcttgccgttgtcggcctcacgtatgtgggcaacgtcacgactgacgccctggggaaatgtgcgtcctgggccgacttctaggggaactgtgccgacatatgtctgaaagcgtctgaggaaaacagcGGAACGGCCGTAACTTCACcggtagcacgctcctaaccaatcatcatctcgaatgacatcgttctctgttgaaaactggaggcgtacgccttttttgtgacaatcatgcAGTACATGATTGtcattaagtttgccgtctgactaggttACTAATCAGTGTCCCTTCCTCACATGCAAGGGCGCATGCATTTTTCTGCGGAACGCTCTTCCTCGCCCGCTTCTACAGAAATTGGCCCACACGAGCTAAACTGTCTCCTGACGTTCGAGGGACACATCGTACCTATTATTCTTAGCTATCCGCGAGGAATAGGCACTGTACGTACCCCTGTCACGTGCGTCTCTATGCATTGTACCAGCATATTTCCATGGCTCCAAAGAAAATTGACTTCACTCTGTCTTACTTTCCTTCCCACAGAGCAAGCGTGCTGCCTACGAACTGCCAGATGGCGTAGAATTCATTGTAGGATCCGTCAAGACCAGCTTCCAGTGTCCAGCCCGCAACGGTTACTTTGCCGACGTGGACAACAACTGCCAACTCTTCCACGTGTGCAACGTCGTCACCCATCCAGACGGAAACACCGAAGTCCAGCAATACAGCTTCTTCTGCGGGAACCAGACAGTTTTCAATCAGCTCACCCTTACCTGTGCCTTCCCAGAGGAAGCCGTCCCATGTGGCAACGCCCCAGACTTCTTCTATGTCAACGACAACATCGGTATCCCTGATGCTCCTTTCCTGACCGACGCCGACGTGCAGAAGGGCGTTCAGCTGTACCCCGGCTACGGCCAAAGCAAGGCAGCGGCCGCCTCCA includes these proteins:
- the LOC135399412 gene encoding uncharacterized protein LOC135399412 codes for the protein MKCAIAFAILAVAITAAKDETKAKSAIVSKGRSKRAAYELPDGVEFIVGSVKTSFQCPARNGYFADVDNNCQLFHVCNVVTHPDGNTEVQQYSFFCGNQTVFNQLTLTCAFPEEAVPCGNAPDFFYVNDNIGIPDAPFLTDADVQKGVQLYPGYGQSKAAAASNLRETRVPAGQRNYNYDNNQQYQHQQQRYFR